From the Planktothricoides raciborskii GIHE-MW2 genome, the window CACCACTTAGGTCGTTATTTGCGAGAGGATCTGGCGGTGGCCGTGGTCTTCTTGGCCAATCAATGTCCTAATGTCCAACAATATATCGAACGGTTAAAGCAGCTTCAGGCTGAATTCGGCGATCGCGGCTTGTTGGTAATTGGAATTAATTCCAACGATGGCAGCGAATCTCCCGAAGATAGTTTAGAAGCAATGAAGCGCTTTGCAGCGGAGCATCAACTTAATTTTCCCTATCTACGGGATGCCAATCAGGATGTCGCCCGTAGTTTCCAAGTCTGCCAAACCCCCGAATCTTTTCTGTTAGACCAAAAAGGGGTGATCCGTTATCACGGGGCAATTGATGATAGTCCCGGAAATTCCCATGAGGTAGATTCCGCTTATTTACAGCAGGCGATCGCCCAACTGCTGGCCAAAGAATCCATTACGATTAACTCTACCGAAACCAAAGGTTCATCGGTGAAATGGCGCTCACCCTAAATGCAGAATCCACTC encodes:
- a CDS encoding thioredoxin family protein is translated as MEQIDTSIGVHAPDFELPGTDGKVHHLGRYLREDLAVAVVFLANQCPNVQQYIERLKQLQAEFGDRGLLVIGINSNDGSESPEDSLEAMKRFAAEHQLNFPYLRDANQDVARSFQVCQTPESFLLDQKGVIRYHGAIDDSPGNSHEVDSAYLQQAIAQLLAKESITINSTETKGSSVKWRSP